The DNA sequence TGAACCCGATGTCAATAAGCCATCCAGGTTTCGCCCGGATCCGCCGAAGGCTATTCCTACCTGGCTAAAACCTCAGTTGGTTTGTGAGGTCAGTTTTGCCGAAGTCACCAGCGACGGTGTGTTTCGCCATCCTTCCTTTCAGGGAATGCGCGAAGATAAAGAGGCCCGCGAGGTCACCAGGGAAAAGGAGATGGACACCGGAGCAATCCTGGAAGATAATAGCGAAAAAACTTCCCGTAAACGGGCCCTGATACGATCTTCCAGCAGCAAAGCAGCAAAAACGCTGTTGAACCCCAATGAAAAAACCCAGGTAAAGAAAATCAATGGGCGCGAGCTGAAATTCACCAATCTCAATAAGCTGTACTGGCCAGACGAAGGATTGACCAAAAGGGACCTGCTCAACTATTATTACCAGGTTGCCGAATATATTCTCCCTTACCTGAAAGACCGTCCCTTGTCCCTTAACCGTTTCCCCAATGGCATCAAAGGAAAAAGTTTCTATCAAAAAGACGTAAAAGGCAAATCCCCCGGCTGGGTAAAAACGCATCCCTACACCACTTCCGAAGGAGAAGATAAAGAATTCCTGGTGGGCGACGATAAGGCTACCCTTCTTTGGATGACATCCTTAGGCTGCATTGAAATGAATCCCTGGTTCAGCCGGACAAAATCCCCGGACCATCCCGACTATTGCGTACTGGACCTGGACCCCGATAAAAACACGTTTGAACAGGTAATCCTGGCGGCGCAGGAAGTCAAAAAAGTACTGGATGACCTGGGCGTTCCCTCCTACCCCAAAACCTCCGGCTCCACCGGAATACATATCTATATTCCTTTGGGGGCAAAATACGACTATGACCAGTCTCAGCTGTTTGCACGCATGGTTGTCAACAAAGTCCACGAACGGATCCCGAAATTCACCAGCGTTGAGCGCCAGATAAAAAACCGGAAAGGAAAAATGTACCTGGACTTTTTACAAAACCGCCCCGGCGCTACGCTCGCCTGCCCCTATTCACTTCGACCTAAACCCGGAGCAACCGTTTCCATGCCGCTGTTCTGGGAAGAAGTAAAAAAAGGCCTGTCCATGTCTGATTTCACGATTCATAATACTCTTGAAAGGCTAAAAGCGGAGGGCGATCTCTTCAAAGCCGTATTGAGAAAAGGCATTGACCTGGAAAAGGTGATCGAAAAGATGGATAACAGTTGATAAACCTATTTTTCGCCCTGTCAGCCTTGCTAAATCGTTATTTTGTTACAAAAATCTTTTACGATGATGCTTCGGATAAGAAACAATATACTTATCTTGCGCTGATTTAGACAAACAAAACTAACTGATTATTCCATATTTATTACTTAGCAGATTATGCATTTAAATTCCGTGCTTTTACCTCCAAAAGTACTTTGGATTTCCACGTTACTCGTGATTTCTCCTTTTTTTTCCCGCGCGCAAACCGTGCAGGAACTTGGGGATCTGGCAGATTTTAAAAATCCCGGGCCTACCTGGCAAATGACCGGGAAAGTGAAGGCCAGCCTGGAAAATCCGGGGGAACTTATTCTTTCAGCAGGCAATGATATCCTCGTCAATTATCCCACCAGGAAAAAACACGGGCAGGACCTGTACACCGTAAATGAATACGGCGACATGGAGCTGGAACTGGATTACCTGATGGCCCGCGGTTCCAATTCGGGAATTTACCTGCAGGGGCGTTATGAGCTGCAGTTGCTGGATTCCTGGGGTGTCCCCACGCCTTCCTACGGGGATAACGGCGGCATTTATGAACGCTGGGATTCTTCCAAACCCAAGGGATCGGAAGGATACGAAGGACGCGCGCCCAGGCAGAATGTGAGCCGTGCGCCAGGTGTATGGCAGCACCTGAAAGTTTCTTTCCGCGCTCCGCGCTTTGATGCTTCCGGTAACAAAACAGAAAATGCCGTTATTGAACAAGTGGTATTAAATGGCGCCCTGATCCATGAGAACGTCGTATTATCCGGGCCAACACGCGGAGCAATGAGCGAAACGGAAGCCGCAAAAGGCCCCCTTCGTTTCCAGGGAGACCATGGCGCTGTTGCTTTTCGCAACATCCGGGTCACCGTTTATGACGCTGGCAAAGAACAAGCAAACGAGGAAGAAAGATCCTTGCCCGATCCTATTTTCGTGGATGCGCCGGTAAACACCAACCTTAGAAGCTTTATGGATATTCCCGGCGGCAAGCGCGTGGTCCACAGCATTTCCGCAGGCAGCAGGGAACAGGTACATTATACCTATGACCTGGACCACGGATCTTTATTCCAGGTATGGCGCGGCGGTTTCCTGGATGCTACCCCCATGTGGCATTCCCGCGGCGACGGTTCTTCCAGGCCGCGCGGAGCAAAGGTATTCCTTGGCGAGCCGGTCCTTGCCCTGAGCCCCCTTGCTTCGGCACAGGCTAACTGGCCCGCCGACACAACCGGCAGCAGCTTCGTTCCTGACGGATATACTCTGGACGAGCAAAACCGGCCCGTATTCAATTACCAGATCAATGGAGCCCATGTGACAGACGCCTCCAGGGCGTTAGACAAGGGTGAAGGCTTGCTTCGTGAAATTACCGTAACCGGCGGCAGCGGGGAACTGTACCACCTGGCAGCACGGTCGGAGAAGATTGAGCAGGTTAGCCGCGAACTGTACCTTATCGGCGATAATGCCTGGTACATCCGTATTAATGACGGGGCCAAGCCTGTCCTGCGTGAAAAAGAAGGGCAAAAAGAACTGATTATCCCTGTGAACCAAAAGATTAGCTATTCAATATTATTCTAAATGAGAAGGTTTTATACTAATTTCCTCTGCTGTTTGTTGCTGTGTGCCGGCGCCTTTTTCCAGGCAGCAGCGCAGGAAACTCCAAAAGAAGAAGATTTTTTCCAGATCAAAAAGGTGAGGGTTCCGGAAGGTATCCTGCTGGAAGTAGGCGGGCTTACTACCCTTCCCAACGGGAACCTGGGTATTTCTACCCGGCGCGGCGACGTGTATATCGTGGAGAACCCTACCAGCAATACACCCTATTTCCGGAAATTTGCCTCCGGCTTGCATGAGATCCTGGGATTGGCCTGGAAAGACGGTGATCTGTATTGCGTTCAGCGCGGAGAACTTACCCGCCTTGCAGATACCGACATGGACGGGAAAGCCGATCTGTATGAAACAGTATATGCCTGGCCGCTGACCGGGAATTACCATGAATACAGTTACGGACCTGCTATTGCACCTGACGGCTCCTTTTATGTAACCACCAATGTGGGCTTTTGGGGAGAGCAATGGTGGCGCGGAGACAGCCGCGTACCCTGGAGGGGCTGGACCATGCGGATCGCCCCCGATGGCACTATGCAGCCCTGGGCGGCAGGCATGCGCTCACCTGCCGGACTCGGCTTTATTGGCGATGAATTATTCTATACCGAAAACCAGGGTGACTGGATTGGCTCCGGCGGCCTCTGGCATTTACGCAAAGGCGACTTTACCGGCAACCCTGCCGGGCTGAAATGGGCGCACCTGCCGGAATCTCCAGTGAAGCTTACCTATAAGGAATTCACGTCAAAGATCGATATCCGGGAGGACAAAC is a window from the Anseongella ginsenosidimutans genome containing:
- the ligD gene encoding DNA ligase D; amino-acid sequence: MGLNITALLKKRKRARMPSGIQPMLATAVNEPFSDPAWQYEVKWDGYRCLAFLNKRKVELLSRNKKSFTGKYYPLTTILEKWPFNAVLDGEILVINKEGVADFGALQNWRSEADGDLTMYIFDLLWYEGKDLTGLPLKDRHSILKEILPADDDRVRLSQVFEADGLEFYEAAKKLGLEGIMAKKADSTYSVGTRTRQWLKIKIDKRQEVVIGGYTRNEGSTKSFSSLLLGVYENGRFLYAGKVGTGFTNKMQKELMKAFKPLTIPTCPFEHEPDVNKPSRFRPDPPKAIPTWLKPQLVCEVSFAEVTSDGVFRHPSFQGMREDKEAREVTREKEMDTGAILEDNSEKTSRKRALIRSSSSKAAKTLLNPNEKTQVKKINGRELKFTNLNKLYWPDEGLTKRDLLNYYYQVAEYILPYLKDRPLSLNRFPNGIKGKSFYQKDVKGKSPGWVKTHPYTTSEGEDKEFLVGDDKATLLWMTSLGCIEMNPWFSRTKSPDHPDYCVLDLDPDKNTFEQVILAAQEVKKVLDDLGVPSYPKTSGSTGIHIYIPLGAKYDYDQSQLFARMVVNKVHERIPKFTSVERQIKNRKGKMYLDFLQNRPGATLACPYSLRPKPGATVSMPLFWEEVKKGLSMSDFTIHNTLERLKAEGDLFKAVLRKGIDLEKVIEKMDNS
- a CDS encoding 3-keto-disaccharide hydrolase is translated as MHLNSVLLPPKVLWISTLLVISPFFSRAQTVQELGDLADFKNPGPTWQMTGKVKASLENPGELILSAGNDILVNYPTRKKHGQDLYTVNEYGDMELELDYLMARGSNSGIYLQGRYELQLLDSWGVPTPSYGDNGGIYERWDSSKPKGSEGYEGRAPRQNVSRAPGVWQHLKVSFRAPRFDASGNKTENAVIEQVVLNGALIHENVVLSGPTRGAMSETEAAKGPLRFQGDHGAVAFRNIRVTVYDAGKEQANEEERSLPDPIFVDAPVNTNLRSFMDIPGGKRVVHSISAGSREQVHYTYDLDHGSLFQVWRGGFLDATPMWHSRGDGSSRPRGAKVFLGEPVLALSPLASAQANWPADTTGSSFVPDGYTLDEQNRPVFNYQINGAHVTDASRALDKGEGLLREITVTGGSGELYHLAARSEKIEQVSRELYLIGDNAWYIRINDGAKPVLREKEGQKELIIPVNQKISYSILF